From Streptomyces yatensis, one genomic window encodes:
- a CDS encoding glycosyltransferase family 4 protein, giving the protein MTAEAAQETGADPLRAAPPTATDERPLRIALLSYKGNPFCGGQGVYVRHLSRELARLGHTVEVIGAQPYPVLDAEDGVTLTQLPSLDLYRQPDPFRTPRREEYRDWVDALEVSTMWTGGFPEPLTFSLRARRHLAARLGQFDVVHDNQTLGYGLLGLDRLGFPLVTTIHHPITVDRQLELEAADGWKRRFSVRRWYGFTRMQKRVARRLPSVLTVSGSSRREIVEDLGVRPDRIHVVHIGADTGLFSPDPAVPVTPGRIVTTSSADVPLKGLVYLIEALAKVRAENPEAHLVVVGKRPQEGPVATTMARHGLEDAVEFVKGISDAELVDLVRGAQIACVPSLYEGFSLPAAEAMATGTPLVATTGGAIPEVAGPDGETCLAVPPGDADALAAALIRLLGDADLRRRLGAAGRERVLRRFTWEQAARGTVEQYRRAIGVSAPAARR; this is encoded by the coding sequence GTGACCGCAGAGGCCGCGCAGGAGACCGGGGCCGACCCGCTTCGAGCAGCACCCCCCACCGCCACCGACGAACGGCCGCTGCGCATCGCCCTGCTCAGCTACAAGGGGAATCCATTCTGCGGGGGCCAGGGCGTCTATGTGCGCCATCTCTCCCGGGAGCTCGCCCGGCTCGGCCACACCGTCGAGGTCATCGGCGCCCAGCCGTATCCGGTGCTGGACGCCGAGGACGGCGTCACCCTCACCCAGCTGCCCAGCCTCGACCTCTACCGCCAGCCCGACCCGTTCCGTACGCCCCGGCGCGAGGAGTACCGGGACTGGGTCGACGCCCTGGAGGTCTCCACCATGTGGACCGGCGGCTTCCCCGAGCCGCTCACCTTCAGCCTGCGCGCCCGCCGCCATCTCGCCGCGCGCCTCGGCCAGTTCGACGTCGTCCACGACAACCAGACCCTGGGATACGGGCTGCTGGGCCTGGACCGGCTCGGCTTCCCGCTGGTCACCACCATCCACCACCCGATCACCGTCGACCGGCAGCTGGAGCTGGAGGCCGCCGACGGCTGGAAGCGCCGGTTCTCCGTGCGCCGCTGGTACGGCTTCACCCGGATGCAGAAGCGGGTGGCCCGGCGGCTGCCCTCGGTGCTCACCGTCTCCGGCTCCTCCCGCCGGGAGATCGTCGAGGACCTCGGGGTGCGGCCGGACCGCATCCATGTGGTGCACATCGGCGCCGACACCGGGCTCTTCTCGCCCGACCCCGCCGTCCCCGTGACCCCCGGCCGCATCGTCACCACCTCGAGCGCGGATGTGCCGCTCAAGGGCCTGGTGTATCTGATCGAGGCGCTCGCCAAGGTCCGCGCCGAGAACCCCGAGGCCCATCTGGTCGTCGTCGGCAAGCGGCCGCAGGAGGGGCCGGTGGCCACCACCATGGCGCGCCACGGCCTCGAGGACGCCGTCGAGTTCGTCAAGGGCATCAGCGACGCCGAACTGGTGGACCTGGTGCGCGGCGCCCAGATCGCCTGTGTGCCCTCCCTGTACGAGGGGTTCTCGCTGCCCGCCGCCGAGGCCATGGCCACCGGCACCCCGCTGGTCGCCACCACCGGCGGTGCGATCCCCGAGGTCGCCGGACCCGACGGCGAGACCTGTCTGGCCGTACCGCCCGGCGACGCCGACGCGCTCGCCGCGGCCCTGATCCGGCTGCTGGGCGACGCCGACCTCCGACGACGGCTGGGCGCCGCGGGCCGTGAACGGGTGCTGCGCCGCTTCACCTGGGAACAGGCCGCGCGCGGCACCGTCGAGCAGTACCGCCGGGCCATCGGCGTATCCGCGCCGGCCGCCCGCCGCTGA
- a CDS encoding LLM class F420-dependent oxidoreductase, whose translation MRLGLALGYWGRGPDPRHLELAQEAERLGYHSVWTAESWGSDAFTPLTWLAAHTTRIALGTAVAQMAARTPTATAMQALTLDHLSGGRMMLGLGLSGPQVVEGWYGRPFPKSPLTATREYVEVIRQVLGRAAPVRLDGRYHPHPYAGPDATGLGKPLKPIVHPLRADLPVLLGAEGPKNIAQTVRIADGWLPLYWSPSRTELYQETLADARDGFMVAPMTQVRVCTDVAEGLKPVKAMLGFYIGGMGHAARNFHADLMARFGYEAEARRVQELFLAGRRAEAIEAVPDAFADEISLVGPRERIAERLELWRKGPITDLLALAPDPQTLRVLAELAG comes from the coding sequence ATGCGGCTCGGTCTGGCGCTCGGCTACTGGGGCCGCGGCCCCGACCCCCGCCATCTGGAACTCGCCCAGGAGGCGGAGCGGCTGGGCTACCACTCGGTGTGGACCGCCGAGTCCTGGGGCTCGGACGCCTTCACCCCGCTCACCTGGCTCGCCGCGCACACCACCCGGATCGCGCTGGGCACGGCGGTCGCCCAGATGGCCGCCCGCACCCCCACCGCCACCGCGATGCAGGCCCTCACCCTGGACCATCTCTCCGGCGGCCGGATGATGCTGGGGCTGGGGCTGTCCGGACCGCAGGTGGTCGAGGGCTGGTACGGACGCCCGTTCCCCAAGAGCCCGCTGACGGCGACCCGTGAGTATGTCGAGGTCATCCGGCAGGTGCTGGGCCGTGCGGCGCCGGTGCGGCTCGACGGGCGCTACCACCCGCATCCGTACGCCGGTCCGGACGCCACGGGTCTCGGCAAGCCGCTGAAGCCCATCGTCCATCCGCTCCGCGCCGATCTGCCGGTGCTGCTCGGGGCCGAGGGGCCCAAGAACATCGCCCAGACCGTGCGCATCGCCGACGGCTGGCTGCCGCTGTACTGGTCGCCGTCGCGGACGGAGCTCTACCAGGAGACCCTGGCCGACGCGCGGGACGGCTTCATGGTGGCGCCGATGACCCAGGTGCGGGTGTGCACCGATGTGGCGGAGGGGCTGAAGCCGGTGAAGGCGATGCTCGGCTTCTACATCGGCGGGATGGGTCACGCGGCCCGCAATTTCCACGCCGACCTGATGGCCCGTTTCGGCTACGAGGCCGAGGCGCGCCGGGTGCAGGAGCTGTTCCTGGCGGGCCGGCGGGCGGAGGCGATCGAGGCGGTGCCGGACGCCTTCGCCGATGAGATCTCGCTGGTCGGGCCGCGTGAGCGGATCGCGGAGCGGCTGGAGTTGTGGCGCAAGGGCCCGATCACGGATCTGCTGGCGCTGGCGCCGGATCCGCAGACCTTGCGGGTGCTGGCGGAGCTGGCGGGCTGA
- a CDS encoding DUF5336 domain-containing protein, whose product MIGAAVLLFIASFLDFYTNDCGGSSFCQDAGVNGWKSDFFPVLPSIFLAGVIAAALIVAARFQPAPRNLFGLSLDQWGTALAVFAAWSSLWTIIGGPEGVDKGVGQILGLIATLAMAAVALLTQRVPALKAPLVNASGPAPSPYGAQGPQPGYGYPGGAQPGAPAPYGAQPGQPQPGQPQPGQSFGGQPAPAPAPGPSGGGDFAPFWFAVPVARPLYAEDGSSSTIAELAPGTWYLAVEQRGQALVAQTQDGRRGVLQDTTGIQRG is encoded by the coding sequence GTGATCGGAGCAGCGGTGCTGCTGTTCATCGCCTCCTTCCTCGACTTCTACACCAACGACTGCGGCGGCAGCAGCTTCTGCCAGGACGCCGGTGTGAACGGATGGAAGTCCGACTTCTTCCCCGTACTGCCGTCGATCTTCCTGGCCGGTGTGATCGCCGCGGCGCTCATCGTCGCCGCGCGTTTCCAGCCCGCGCCCCGCAACCTCTTCGGGCTCTCGCTCGACCAGTGGGGCACGGCGCTCGCGGTCTTCGCGGCCTGGAGCTCGCTGTGGACGATCATCGGTGGCCCGGAGGGGGTCGACAAGGGCGTCGGACAGATCCTCGGCCTGATCGCCACGCTGGCGATGGCGGCGGTCGCGCTGCTCACCCAGCGCGTCCCGGCCCTGAAGGCCCCGCTGGTGAACGCCTCCGGCCCGGCCCCGTCCCCGTACGGCGCCCAGGGCCCGCAGCCGGGGTACGGCTACCCGGGTGGTGCCCAGCCCGGCGCCCCCGCGCCGTACGGCGCCCAGCCCGGTCAGCCGCAGCCGGGGCAGCCGCAGCCCGGCCAGTCCTTCGGCGGCCAGCCCGCCCCGGCCCCGGCTCCGGGGCCCTCGGGCGGCGGGGACTTCGCCCCGTTCTGGTTCGCGGTGCCGGTGGCCCGCCCGCTGTACGCCGAGGACGGTTCGTCGAGCACCATCGCCGAACTGGCGCCCGGCACCTGGTACCTCGCGGTGGAGCAGCGCGGTCAGGCGCTGGTCGCCCAGACGCAGGACGGCCGTCGCGGCGTGCTGCAGGACACCACGGGGATCCAGCGCGGCTGA
- a CDS encoding prenyltransferase — protein sequence MTALGPRPGPRTERLALPGVLSPEQVLSTVESIAAVQHPDGAIPWFRGHHLDPWDHIEAAMALDAAGEHERATAAYRWLARHQNPDGSWYAAYPDTPDGVAAADPTDRGRESNFCAYVAVGAWHHYLSTGDDAFLDGIWPTVFAAVEFVLGMQQSGGQIGWRRAADGTIDPDALLTGSSSVYQALRCALAIAEHREEPQPDWELSAGLLGHAIRRHPERFLDKHRYSMDWYYPILGGALTGAAAKERIEEGWDRFVVPGLGVRCVSPNPWVTGGESCELALALWAMGESDHAVDILRWIQRPLRAEDGMYWTGYVFEDDAVWPEERTTWTAGSLLLAVAALGGDEATTAVFGGEGLPRGLDSDCCA from the coding sequence GTGACGGCGCTCGGACCGCGCCCCGGCCCCCGCACCGAACGGCTCGCGCTGCCCGGCGTGCTCAGCCCCGAGCAGGTGCTGAGCACGGTCGAGTCCATCGCCGCCGTCCAGCACCCGGACGGCGCCATACCGTGGTTCCGCGGCCACCACCTCGACCCCTGGGACCACATCGAGGCCGCGATGGCGCTGGACGCGGCGGGCGAGCACGAGCGCGCCACGGCCGCCTACCGCTGGCTGGCCCGGCACCAGAACCCCGACGGCTCCTGGTACGCGGCCTACCCCGACACCCCGGACGGCGTGGCCGCCGCCGACCCCACCGACCGCGGCCGGGAGAGCAACTTCTGCGCCTACGTCGCGGTCGGCGCCTGGCACCACTACCTCTCCACCGGCGACGACGCCTTCCTCGACGGGATCTGGCCCACCGTCTTCGCCGCCGTCGAGTTCGTCCTCGGCATGCAGCAGAGCGGCGGCCAGATCGGCTGGCGGCGCGCCGCCGACGGCACCATCGACCCCGACGCCCTGCTGACCGGCTCCTCCTCCGTCTACCAGGCGCTGCGCTGCGCCCTGGCCATCGCCGAGCACCGCGAGGAGCCCCAGCCCGACTGGGAGCTGTCGGCGGGGCTGCTCGGCCATGCCATACGCCGCCACCCCGAACGGTTCCTCGACAAGCACCGCTACTCGATGGACTGGTACTACCCGATCCTCGGCGGCGCCCTCACCGGCGCCGCCGCCAAGGAGCGCATCGAGGAGGGCTGGGACCGCTTCGTGGTCCCGGGGCTCGGGGTGCGCTGTGTCTCGCCCAACCCCTGGGTCACCGGCGGCGAGAGCTGCGAACTGGCGCTCGCGCTCTGGGCGATGGGGGAGTCCGACCACGCGGTGGACATCCTGCGCTGGATCCAGCGGCCGCTGCGGGCCGAGGACGGGATGTACTGGACGGGCTACGTCTTCGAGGACGACGCGGTCTGGCCGGAGGAGCGCACCACCTGGACCGCCGGGTCGCTACTGCTCGCCGTGGCGGCCCTGGGCGGCGACGAGGCGACCACGGCCGTCTTCGGCGGCGAGGGGCTGCCGAGGGGGCTGGACTCGGACTGCTGCGCCTAG
- a CDS encoding class I SAM-dependent methyltransferase — protein sequence MLTVDFSRFPLAPGDRVLDLGCGAGRHAFECYRRGAQVVALDQNGEEIREVAKWFAAMKEAGEAPAGATATAMEGDALALPFPDDSFDVVIISEVMEHIPDDKGVLAEMVRVLRPGGRIAVTVPRYGPEKVCWALSDAYHEVEGGHIRIYRADELLEKMREAGLRPYGTHHAHALHSPYWWLKCAFGVDKDGDEAPLPVRAYHKLLVWDIMKKPLATRLAERALNPIVGKSFVAYATKPHAPREDQA from the coding sequence GTGCTGACCGTCGATTTCTCCCGCTTCCCCCTCGCCCCCGGCGATCGCGTCCTCGACCTCGGCTGCGGCGCCGGCCGGCACGCCTTCGAGTGCTACCGGCGCGGCGCCCAGGTCGTCGCGCTCGACCAGAACGGCGAGGAGATACGCGAGGTCGCCAAGTGGTTCGCCGCCATGAAGGAGGCCGGTGAGGCCCCGGCGGGCGCCACGGCCACCGCCATGGAGGGCGACGCCCTCGCCCTGCCCTTCCCCGACGACAGCTTCGACGTGGTCATCATCTCCGAGGTGATGGAGCACATACCCGACGACAAGGGCGTGCTCGCCGAGATGGTGCGGGTGCTCAGGCCCGGCGGCCGGATCGCCGTCACCGTGCCGCGCTACGGCCCCGAGAAGGTCTGCTGGGCGCTGTCGGACGCCTACCACGAGGTCGAGGGCGGCCATATCCGCATCTACCGCGCCGATGAGCTGCTGGAGAAGATGCGCGAGGCCGGGCTGCGGCCGTACGGCACCCATCACGCACACGCGCTGCACAGCCCGTACTGGTGGCTCAAGTGCGCGTTCGGAGTCGACAAGGACGGTGATGAGGCGCCGTTGCCGGTGCGCGCGTACCACAAGCTGCTGGTGTGGGACATCATGAAGAAGCCGCTGGCCACCCGGCTCGCCGAGCGCGCGCTGAACCCGATCGTCGGCAAGAGCTTCGTGGCCTACGCGACCAAGCCCCACGCCCCGCGCGAGGACCAGGCGTGA